A region of Streptomyces sp. NBC_01750 DNA encodes the following proteins:
- a CDS encoding FAD-dependent monooxygenase codes for MDAEVIVVGGGPSGLMLAGELRLAGVEVVVLDRLTEPTTESRGLGFTPRTMEVFAQRGLVDRFDVLDTPLQTTTRGHFGGLPLDFGVFPEAHPAVVNLPQVHTETMLRGWVAELGGDLRRGHAVVGLADTGETVEVQVEGPDGPLVLRTRYLVGCDGGRSTVRGLGGFDFPGTPATLELFLADVRGCNIRPRFIGEWLPGGVAMSAPIGDGVDRVVVCERDTPPQRRTEPPAFSEVAAGWQRLTGEDISHGEALWVSAFGDATRLATEYRRGRVLLAGDAAHVHLPAGGLGMNTGIQDAFNLGWKLAAAVRGHAPDTLLDTYHDERHAVGRRLLNNTRAQGLLFLGGTEMQPLRDVLGELTDHEVVHRHLAGMVSGLEIRYPMGPGDHPLLGLCMPDLELADDAGTTTVFPLLRGARGLVLDLADDESVRQSAQPWADRVDVVTAKPAADSSVPRVDAVLVRPDGHVAWAAPGGQEELADALGRWFGAPVTPVGPATPVG; via the coding sequence TTGGACGCCGAGGTCATCGTCGTCGGCGGCGGGCCGAGCGGGCTCATGCTCGCAGGAGAGCTGCGCCTGGCCGGGGTCGAGGTCGTCGTGCTGGACCGGCTGACCGAACCGACCACCGAATCGCGCGGGTTGGGCTTCACCCCAAGGACTATGGAGGTGTTCGCGCAGCGCGGCCTGGTGGACAGGTTCGACGTGCTGGACACCCCGCTGCAGACAACCACCCGCGGGCACTTCGGCGGGCTGCCGCTGGACTTCGGGGTGTTTCCCGAGGCGCATCCGGCCGTCGTGAACCTGCCGCAGGTCCACACCGAGACGATGCTGCGTGGCTGGGTCGCGGAGCTCGGCGGCGACCTGCGCCGCGGCCACGCGGTCGTCGGCCTGGCCGACACCGGCGAGACCGTGGAGGTCCAGGTCGAAGGGCCTGACGGGCCACTGGTGTTGCGCACGCGGTACCTGGTCGGGTGCGACGGCGGCCGCAGCACGGTTCGCGGGTTGGGCGGTTTCGACTTCCCCGGCACCCCCGCCACCCTCGAACTGTTCCTCGCCGACGTCCGGGGCTGCAACATCCGGCCACGCTTCATCGGTGAGTGGCTGCCCGGCGGGGTCGCGATGTCGGCCCCCATCGGCGACGGTGTGGACCGGGTCGTGGTGTGCGAACGGGACACACCCCCGCAACGGCGCACCGAACCACCGGCGTTCAGCGAGGTCGCCGCCGGTTGGCAGCGGCTCACCGGAGAGGACATCAGCCACGGCGAGGCGCTGTGGGTGAGCGCCTTCGGCGACGCCACGCGACTCGCGACCGAGTACCGCAGGGGGCGGGTGCTGCTCGCCGGTGACGCCGCGCACGTCCACCTCCCGGCGGGCGGGCTCGGCATGAACACCGGCATCCAGGACGCCTTCAACCTCGGCTGGAAGCTCGCCGCCGCGGTGCGTGGCCACGCCCCGGACACGCTGCTCGACACCTACCACGACGAGCGGCACGCGGTGGGCAGGCGACTGCTCAACAACACCCGCGCCCAAGGGCTGCTCTTCCTGGGCGGCACCGAGATGCAGCCGCTCCGCGACGTGCTCGGCGAGCTCACCGACCACGAGGTCGTGCACCGGCACCTGGCCGGCATGGTCAGCGGGCTGGAGATCCGCTACCCGATGGGCCCGGGTGACCACCCGCTGCTCGGGCTGTGCATGCCGGACCTCGAGCTCGCCGACGATGCGGGGACGACGACGGTGTTCCCGCTGCTGCGCGGGGCGCGCGGCCTGGTGCTGGACCTCGCCGACGACGAGTCCGTACGGCAGTCCGCGCAGCCGTGGGCCGACCGGGTGGACGTGGTGACCGCCAAGCCGGCCGCCGATTCCTCGGTCCCGCGGGTGGACGCCGTGCTGGTCCGGCCCGACGGGCACGTGGCCTGGGCCGCGCCCGGCGGGCAGGAGGAGCTGGCCGACGCGCTGGGCCGTTGGTTCGGCGCCCCTGTCACCCCGGTGGGCCCTGCCACCCCTGTGGGCTGA
- a CDS encoding nuclear transport factor 2 family protein — protein MPHDADPMRRLADRMDVQELVDRYVVGLDEAEFDDAWARSIFTEDGRFQFSMGGHDGVAGMAEYTAAMMGKWRRTHHVAAGHLVEIDGDGARVRGNLIATHLHPQEAAPQKPPGQSGAHETPGAPEPFQVGDRFEGEAVRTDAGWRFARLAFEVVWTRGTPPGRVDIHDS, from the coding sequence ATGCCGCACGACGCGGACCCGATGCGCCGGCTCGCCGACCGGATGGATGTCCAGGAGCTGGTCGACCGCTATGTGGTCGGTCTGGACGAGGCGGAGTTCGACGACGCCTGGGCACGGTCGATCTTCACCGAGGACGGCAGGTTCCAGTTCTCGATGGGCGGTCACGACGGAGTGGCCGGCATGGCCGAGTACACCGCCGCGATGATGGGCAAGTGGCGGCGGACCCACCACGTGGCCGCCGGCCACCTCGTCGAGATCGACGGGGACGGGGCGCGGGTGAGGGGAAACCTGATCGCCACCCACCTGCATCCCCAAGAGGCGGCACCGCAGAAGCCGCCCGGGCAGTCAGGGGCGCACGAGACCCCCGGGGCACCCGAGCCCTTCCAAGTCGGGGACCGCTTCGAGGGCGAGGCGGTGCGGACCGACGCCGGCTGGCGCTTTGCGCGGCTCGCGTTCGAGGTCGTCTGGACCCGCGGCACGCCGCCGGGGCGCGTTGACATCCACGACAGCTAA
- a CDS encoding nucleotide disphospho-sugar-binding domain-containing protein → MRILVAVAPLTAHLYPSIPLAWALQSAGHEVRVASNTGLVEQITAAGLTAVGLGERTSPPPPITDGELDRFSDALGFEAGSDFDQLWRATRYYMVAACKRYHPDEEGRQELADNLVEAARNWQPDLVIWDPACPVGSVAARECGAASARMMWGPDYFGWVRRRLVERMNDPASPVSADTDPLAATLAPVFGRFGHEFSDELLFGDFTVDPIPSQLPRPEGLRRVPMRWVPYTGAAPVPQWLSQPPSRPRVCLSLGVTGRTVHDGPDARVMAAFEAVADMEIEVVATVNADQLGEGARVPDNVRIFDYIPLTQVMPTCSAVIHHGGFGTFFAAAAHRVPQMIVMEELGSALNSTRYLEARGAGVVLPSDGLTAAQVRGELSRMLTEPSFQRGAAAVYADMTAAPCPSEIVPVLERMAAQYRTRD, encoded by the coding sequence ATGCGGATTCTTGTCGCGGTCGCACCACTGACCGCTCACCTGTACCCCAGCATCCCGCTGGCGTGGGCGCTGCAGAGCGCCGGACACGAAGTGCGGGTGGCCAGCAACACCGGTCTGGTCGAGCAGATCACCGCAGCCGGTCTCACGGCGGTCGGGCTCGGCGAACGCACCTCGCCGCCCCCGCCGATCACCGATGGGGAGCTGGACCGCTTCAGCGACGCGCTCGGGTTCGAGGCCGGCTCCGACTTCGACCAGCTCTGGCGGGCGACCCGCTACTACATGGTGGCCGCGTGCAAGCGGTACCACCCGGACGAGGAGGGACGGCAGGAGCTCGCCGACAACCTGGTCGAGGCCGCCCGGAACTGGCAACCGGACCTGGTGATCTGGGATCCGGCGTGTCCGGTGGGGTCGGTCGCGGCCCGAGAGTGCGGGGCCGCGTCCGCCCGGATGATGTGGGGCCCTGACTACTTCGGCTGGGTCCGTAGGCGCTTGGTCGAACGCATGAATGACCCGGCGTCCCCGGTTAGTGCGGACACGGATCCCCTGGCCGCGACCCTGGCGCCGGTGTTCGGGCGGTTCGGCCATGAGTTCTCCGATGAGTTGCTGTTCGGCGACTTCACTGTGGACCCGATCCCCTCGCAGCTGCCCCGGCCCGAAGGGCTGCGCCGGGTCCCGATGCGCTGGGTGCCGTACACCGGGGCGGCCCCGGTGCCGCAGTGGTTGTCGCAGCCACCGTCGCGGCCACGGGTGTGCCTGTCGCTGGGCGTCACCGGGCGCACGGTCCACGATGGCCCGGACGCGCGGGTCATGGCCGCCTTCGAGGCGGTGGCCGACATGGAGATCGAGGTGGTCGCCACGGTCAACGCCGACCAGTTGGGGGAAGGCGCGCGCGTCCCCGACAACGTGCGGATATTCGACTACATCCCGCTCACCCAGGTAATGCCGACCTGCTCGGCGGTCATCCACCACGGTGGCTTCGGCACGTTCTTCGCGGCGGCCGCGCACCGGGTGCCCCAGATGATCGTCATGGAGGAGTTGGGCAGCGCGCTGAACAGCACCCGCTATCTGGAGGCCAGGGGCGCAGGCGTGGTCCTCCCCAGCGACGGCCTGACCGCGGCGCAGGTGCGCGGCGAGCTTTCCAGGATGCTGACCGAGCCGTCGTTCCAGCGGGGAGCCGCCGCCGTGTACGCGGACATGACCGCCGCCCCCTGCCCCAGCGAGATCGTGCCGGTGCTGGAGCGGATGGCCGCGCAGTACCGTACCCGGGACTGA
- a CDS encoding dTDP-4-dehydrorhamnose 3,5-epimerase family protein — MDVVETRLPGAFVFTPKQISDERGAFFEAFRRDQVEEVTGRPFRPEQINYSVSRRNTLRGIHGVAVPPGQAKYVTCVRGALRDIVVDLRVGSPTFGAHHVTLLDAESGRCVYMPEGVGHGFLSLTDDACICYVVSTPYVPGTQIDINPLDPDLALPWGFGEPPLMSEKDAKAPGVHAALASGLLANWHDVR; from the coding sequence ATGGACGTAGTCGAGACCCGGTTGCCAGGCGCGTTCGTGTTCACCCCGAAGCAGATCTCCGATGAGCGGGGTGCGTTCTTCGAAGCGTTCCGCCGCGACCAGGTCGAAGAGGTCACCGGGCGTCCCTTCCGGCCCGAACAGATCAACTACTCGGTGTCCCGGCGGAACACTCTCCGCGGTATCCACGGGGTGGCCGTACCGCCGGGGCAGGCCAAGTACGTCACCTGTGTGCGCGGGGCGCTTCGCGACATCGTCGTCGACCTGCGGGTGGGTTCGCCCACCTTCGGTGCGCACCACGTGACCCTGCTGGACGCCGAGTCCGGGCGGTGCGTGTACATGCCGGAGGGGGTCGGGCACGGATTCCTGTCGCTCACCGACGACGCCTGCATCTGCTACGTGGTCTCCACGCCGTACGTGCCCGGCACGCAGATCGACATCAACCCGCTCGACCCCGACCTGGCGCTCCCGTGGGGGTTCGGCGAGCCACCGCTGATGTCGGAGAAGGACGCGAAGGCACCCGGCGTGCATGCGGCGCTGGCCTCGGGGTTGCTCGCGAACTGGCATGACGTGCGCTGA
- a CDS encoding MFS transporter, with protein MSTDVGTTAPPRATRREWLGLAVLALPTMLIAMDLTVLHLALPTLTADLRPGNTELLWIVDIYGFLIAGFLIPMGAIGDRIGRRRLLLIGAVAFGAASVVSAFSVNPAMLIAARALLGIAGSTLMPSTLSLIRIMFQDPKQQRAAIGAWSGFFGLGTVIGPLVGGTFLEWFWWGSVFLIGVPVMALLIILGPILLPEYRDRSVVRPDLISAIMSVIGMLALIFGIKRIAQDGPGLVPGIAIVVGLAVAALFLSRQRRLEQPLVDLSLFRNKLFGTALGMVVLATLLAAGSQFLVLQYLQLVRGLPPVRAGLWSLPITLGVIIGSFGGPALAGRMKLSTLISGGLVVSALGMVLLTRVSGPSDLFLAVAGTAVIGLGLGPLTVLGTGLIVGAAPPERAGAASGISATGSELGSALGIAVIGSVGFAVYRANLADNLPQGLPAPAGKAAEDTLAAAVDVAHTLPAADGSRLLSVAREAFVHGLQTTATVGAVLAVLLAVAAATLLRNTRMPGPPPLAEADDAAKSSEKTDN; from the coding sequence TTGAGTACCGACGTCGGTACGACGGCACCACCGCGGGCGACCCGTAGAGAATGGCTGGGGCTGGCGGTCCTCGCGCTTCCCACCATGCTCATCGCCATGGACCTGACCGTGCTGCATCTGGCCCTGCCCACGCTCACCGCCGACCTGCGGCCCGGCAACACCGAGTTGCTGTGGATCGTGGACATCTACGGATTCCTCATCGCCGGCTTCCTCATCCCCATGGGCGCGATCGGGGACAGGATCGGCCGCCGGCGGCTGCTGCTGATCGGCGCGGTCGCGTTCGGAGCGGCCTCGGTGGTCTCGGCGTTCTCGGTCAACCCGGCGATGCTCATCGCCGCCCGGGCGTTACTGGGCATCGCGGGCTCCACCCTGATGCCCTCCACCCTCTCCCTGATCCGGATCATGTTCCAGGATCCCAAGCAGCAGCGTGCCGCAATCGGGGCCTGGTCCGGCTTCTTCGGCCTCGGCACGGTGATCGGACCGCTGGTCGGCGGCACCTTCCTGGAGTGGTTCTGGTGGGGCTCGGTCTTCCTGATCGGGGTTCCCGTGATGGCGCTGCTGATCATCCTCGGTCCGATCCTGTTGCCCGAGTACCGGGACCGCTCGGTCGTACGTCCGGACCTCATCAGCGCGATCATGTCCGTCATCGGCATGCTCGCCCTGATCTTCGGTATCAAGCGGATCGCCCAGGACGGCCCGGGCCTTGTGCCGGGCATCGCCATCGTCGTCGGCCTGGCGGTGGCGGCGCTCTTCCTCTCTCGCCAGCGCCGGCTCGAGCAGCCGCTGGTCGACCTCTCGCTGTTCCGTAACAAACTGTTCGGCACCGCCCTGGGCATGGTGGTGCTCGCCACTCTGCTCGCCGCCGGGTCACAGTTCCTTGTCCTGCAGTACCTGCAGCTCGTGCGGGGCCTGCCCCCGGTCCGGGCCGGGCTGTGGTCGCTGCCGATCACACTCGGAGTCATCATCGGCTCCTTCGGGGGGCCGGCGCTCGCCGGACGTATGAAGCTGAGCACCCTGATTTCCGGGGGCCTTGTGGTCTCCGCGCTCGGCATGGTGCTGCTGACCCGCGTCAGTGGCCCCTCCGACCTGTTCCTCGCGGTGGCCGGGACGGCCGTCATCGGTCTCGGGCTCGGCCCGCTGACCGTGCTGGGCACCGGACTGATCGTGGGAGCCGCCCCGCCCGAGCGGGCCGGTGCCGCGTCCGGGATCAGCGCGACCGGCTCCGAGCTCGGCAGCGCACTGGGGATCGCGGTGATCGGCAGCGTCGGCTTCGCGGTGTACCGGGCCAACCTGGCCGACAACCTCCCCCAGGGGCTGCCCGCCCCCGCCGGCAAGGCGGCCGAGGACACCCTCGCCGCCGCGGTGGACGTCGCCCACACGCTGCCGGCCGCCGACGGCTCCCGGCTGTTGTCGGTGGCCCGTGAGGCATTCGTGCACGGCCTGCAGACGACCGCGACCGTCGGTGCGGTGCTCGCCGTACTGCTGGCCGTGGCGGCCGCGACCCTGCTGCGCAACACCCGGATGCCGGGCCCTCCGCCGCTCGCGGAAGCGGACGATGCGGCGAAGTCCTCAGAGAAGACGGATAACTGA
- a CDS encoding FAD-binding oxidoreductase encodes MLDTNSAADAVQTPVGVWTGLVRHDGQTDPYTISFAPDGTIALRTPVTVGTGTWAAGEAGRFTYELTETFTPASGHAGRLQAHVEAHVEGATHRGVGTARIYTPDGVMVHSTTAESTGERVGDVPAAWHDVVSLGAPIRGRTLHRGDDGFEEASSGWLLTVEHRPDAVVVAADADDVAAAVRFAATTNRPIAVEATGHGKSVAADGAVFVSTRELRELSVDPRARTARIGAGLSWGAVLAAAAEHGLAPLCGSSEQVGVMGYLTGGGLPLTCRTYGFAADHVRSLELVTADGRIRTVSPTREPDLFWAVRGGNSNFGVVTTAEIDLVPLRSVYAGELYYPGEDPAHAAQVVRSYLAWVKEQPDEMSSSVTLLRLPDVPELPDGFRGRSFVQVHIVHTGDEAQGARLVEPLRALNPETDTCAAMPYPRITEIHHDPKNPVRVHFRSALLYELDDVAVETLVSFIDPASAPGGPFPGIELRHLGGALSRPPARAHAVGTRDAAFHLWLRMPAPAEEAGAVRRAADEVLERLRPWDTGALLPGFLFDHDSDPERVRRAYAEPDYRRLTELKAEYDPHNLFRINHNIPPVLDGA; translated from the coding sequence GTGCTGGACACGAACTCCGCGGCCGACGCGGTCCAGACCCCCGTGGGGGTCTGGACCGGTCTGGTGCGCCACGACGGTCAGACCGACCCCTACACCATCTCCTTCGCGCCGGACGGAACGATCGCGCTGCGAACTCCCGTCACCGTGGGCACCGGGACCTGGGCCGCCGGGGAGGCGGGGCGATTCACCTACGAACTCACCGAGACCTTCACCCCGGCGAGCGGCCACGCGGGGCGACTCCAGGCGCACGTCGAGGCCCACGTCGAGGGGGCCACGCACAGGGGAGTCGGCACCGCCCGCATTTACACCCCCGACGGCGTGATGGTGCACAGCACCACGGCCGAGTCCACCGGCGAACGAGTCGGTGACGTACCAGCCGCCTGGCACGACGTCGTGAGCCTGGGCGCGCCGATCCGCGGACGCACGCTCCACCGCGGGGACGACGGATTCGAGGAGGCGAGCTCCGGCTGGCTGCTCACCGTCGAGCACCGTCCTGACGCTGTCGTGGTCGCCGCCGACGCCGACGACGTGGCCGCTGCCGTCCGGTTCGCCGCCACGACGAACCGGCCGATCGCGGTGGAGGCGACCGGGCACGGCAAGTCGGTGGCCGCCGACGGTGCGGTGTTCGTCTCGACCAGGGAGCTGCGGGAGCTGTCGGTCGATCCGCGGGCTCGAACCGCCCGGATCGGGGCGGGGCTGAGTTGGGGCGCGGTGCTCGCCGCCGCCGCCGAGCACGGCCTCGCGCCGCTGTGCGGCTCCTCCGAGCAGGTCGGGGTGATGGGCTACCTGACCGGCGGCGGACTGCCGCTGACCTGCCGCACGTACGGCTTCGCCGCAGACCATGTCCGCTCCCTCGAGCTGGTCACGGCCGACGGCCGCATCCGCACCGTCTCGCCGACCCGGGAACCCGACCTGTTCTGGGCGGTGCGGGGCGGCAACAGCAACTTCGGCGTGGTGACCACGGCCGAGATCGACCTGGTGCCGCTGCGGAGCGTCTACGCCGGCGAGCTCTATTACCCAGGTGAGGACCCCGCGCATGCGGCGCAGGTGGTGCGGTCCTATCTGGCCTGGGTCAAGGAGCAGCCGGACGAGATGTCGTCCTCGGTGACACTGCTGCGGCTCCCGGACGTGCCAGAGCTGCCCGATGGGTTCCGTGGCCGGTCATTCGTTCAGGTGCACATCGTCCACACCGGCGACGAAGCGCAAGGCGCCCGGCTGGTGGAACCGCTGCGCGCGCTCAACCCCGAGACGGACACCTGCGCCGCGATGCCGTACCCGCGGATCACCGAGATCCACCACGACCCGAAGAACCCGGTCAGGGTGCACTTTCGCAGCGCGCTGCTGTACGAGCTGGACGACGTGGCGGTCGAGACGCTGGTCTCGTTCATCGATCCGGCGTCGGCGCCCGGAGGACCGTTCCCCGGCATTGAGCTGCGCCACCTGGGAGGGGCGCTGAGTCGGCCGCCCGCACGTGCGCACGCGGTGGGCACCAGGGACGCGGCGTTCCACTTGTGGCTGCGGATGCCGGCCCCGGCCGAGGAGGCGGGCGCGGTGCGCCGGGCCGCGGACGAGGTACTGGAACGGCTGCGGCCCTGGGACACCGGCGCCCTGCTGCCAGGGTTCCTTTTCGACCACGACTCCGACCCCGAGCGGGTCCGGCGGGCCTACGCAGAGCCGGACTACCGGCGGCTGACCGAGCTGAAGGCCGAGTACGACCCGCACAACCTGTTCCGCATCAACCACAACATCCCGCCCGTCCTCGACGGAGCGTGA
- a CDS encoding acyl-CoA dehydrogenase family protein, whose protein sequence is MSLSTETQAAMVELAKLAGAQAAQADVERRVSPDVIRAMVDAGFARWRVPTRWGGAERSHTELTAAVAQLGEECPSTAWLASVAAYSARYVCCLPEQGQADIWADGPDMTAAIVFKPLGTAVAVDGGFRLSGSWTYVSGVEHFDWALLTGPAPGPQSGGQPMRLFAVPRRDYTFEDTWASLGMRGTGSHTVVLDDVFVPEHRTCLREDAMRGAMVGLPGHTQLSNPAVSGLMFVAPVLGAARAALAIAEQLVAVAPTGPRAAAGQPYQVDFARAAGEIDAAQLLLERAAAVADGDAVPPKLAQRNRRDCALALEMLVAATDRLLRIGGTRAQEDGHPLGRYWRDVRSVASHAVMQFEPAALAYTLGLQGLVGPS, encoded by the coding sequence ATGTCACTCTCAACAGAGACACAGGCGGCGATGGTCGAACTCGCCAAGCTGGCCGGGGCGCAGGCCGCGCAGGCCGACGTCGAGCGCAGAGTGAGCCCGGACGTGATACGGGCGATGGTGGACGCCGGGTTCGCCCGGTGGCGGGTGCCGACCCGTTGGGGAGGGGCCGAGCGCAGCCACACGGAGCTGACTGCCGCGGTGGCGCAGCTGGGTGAGGAGTGCCCCTCGACGGCGTGGCTCGCCAGCGTCGCCGCTTATTCCGCCCGGTATGTGTGCTGTCTGCCGGAGCAGGGCCAGGCCGACATCTGGGCGGACGGTCCCGACATGACGGCGGCGATCGTCTTCAAGCCGCTGGGTACGGCAGTCGCGGTGGACGGCGGGTTCCGGCTCTCCGGGTCCTGGACCTATGTCAGCGGCGTCGAGCACTTCGACTGGGCGCTGTTGACCGGCCCCGCCCCCGGCCCGCAGTCCGGCGGGCAGCCGATGAGGCTCTTCGCGGTACCGCGACGGGACTACACCTTCGAAGACACCTGGGCCTCCCTCGGCATGCGGGGCACCGGTAGCCACACGGTCGTCCTGGACGACGTGTTCGTGCCCGAGCACCGTACTTGCTTGCGCGAGGACGCGATGCGGGGCGCGATGGTGGGCCTGCCAGGTCACACCCAGCTGTCGAACCCCGCCGTGAGCGGGCTGATGTTCGTCGCTCCCGTACTGGGCGCCGCGCGTGCCGCGCTCGCCATCGCGGAGCAGCTCGTGGCGGTCGCCCCGACCGGTCCCCGGGCCGCTGCCGGCCAGCCCTACCAGGTGGACTTCGCCAGGGCCGCCGGAGAGATCGACGCGGCCCAGCTGCTGCTGGAGCGGGCCGCCGCCGTCGCGGACGGTGATGCCGTACCGCCGAAGCTCGCGCAGCGCAACCGCAGGGACTGCGCGCTGGCGCTGGAGATGCTGGTCGCCGCGACCGATCGGCTGCTGAGGATCGGCGGCACCAGGGCCCAGGAGGACGGGCACCCGCTGGGGCGGTACTGGCGGGACGTGCGCTCGGTCGCCAGCCACGCGGTCATGCAGTTCGAGCCCGCGGCGCTCGCCTACACCCTGGGTCTCCAGGGTCTCGTCGGGCCGTCTTGA
- a CDS encoding NAD(P)H-binding protein — protein MILITGATGHVGRPLVDELLAAGRKVRALSRDPARADLPAEVEVAATADLPLDGITSVFFVTAAFPEGSAEPIARMKAAGVRRIVALSSYSVLDDDPKNMIGVKHRDLERQIEETGVEWTFLRPAGGFAATALEWAEGIRTDGVALSPFGDARTAPVHERDIAAVAARALLTDDLVGETPLFSGPESLSYADRARIIGEVTGEPVRFAELTHDEARQEWLRAGVPPHAVESRLRMFATLVGRPHEISPVDSFLGRSGLTFAQWVADHTNAFRKVTS, from the coding sequence ATGATCTTGATAACCGGAGCCACCGGGCACGTCGGCAGGCCACTCGTGGACGAGCTGCTCGCGGCCGGCCGAAAGGTGCGGGCACTCAGCCGCGACCCGGCCAGGGCCGACCTGCCCGCCGAGGTCGAGGTGGCCGCCACCGCCGATCTGCCACTCGACGGCATCACCTCGGTCTTCTTCGTCACGGCCGCGTTCCCGGAAGGCTCCGCAGAGCCGATCGCCCGGATGAAGGCGGCGGGGGTCCGCCGCATCGTCGCCCTGTCGTCCTATTCGGTCCTCGACGACGACCCCAAGAACATGATCGGCGTGAAGCACCGGGATCTGGAGCGCCAGATCGAGGAGACCGGTGTGGAATGGACGTTCCTGCGGCCTGCCGGAGGGTTCGCGGCGACCGCCCTGGAGTGGGCCGAGGGGATCAGGACCGACGGCGTCGCCCTTTCGCCCTTCGGGGATGCGCGGACCGCCCCGGTTCATGAGCGCGACATCGCGGCGGTGGCCGCCCGCGCACTGCTGACCGACGACCTCGTGGGGGAAACGCCGCTGTTCAGCGGGCCGGAGTCGCTCAGCTACGCCGACCGGGCACGGATCATCGGCGAAGTGACCGGCGAGCCGGTCCGCTTTGCGGAGCTCACACACGACGAGGCGCGACAGGAGTGGCTCCGGGCCGGTGTCCCCCCGCATGCCGTGGAGTCGCGGCTGAGGATGTTCGCGACCCTGGTCGGTCGCCCGCACGAGATCTCTCCGGTCGACTCCTTCCTGGGCAGGTCAGGCCTGACCTTCGCCCAGTGGGTGGCCGATCACACCAACGCATTCCGAAAGGTGACGTCATGA
- a CDS encoding SDR family oxidoreductase: MILISGATGNVGGELLRQLRAEGVAVRALTRDPARAGFPAGVDVAEGDFVTPQSLAKALSGVEALFLMMSGNEAAVLEEAARAGVRRIVLLSTMAVETRPDSFIGKVHQEAESAVEESGLEWTFLRPGQFASNTRSWAAQLAAGDVVRTPYAQVALPAVHSGDIAAVARTALTQDGHAGAAYALTGPAPITPVEQVAAIGEAIGRKLRHEEITPERAQEAMAAHMSAEIVAATLEFLGSPTVAETQALPTVETVTGKPARTFAEWARDNADSFR, encoded by the coding sequence ATGATTCTGATATCCGGTGCCACGGGCAACGTCGGCGGCGAGCTGCTGCGGCAACTGCGTGCCGAGGGGGTCGCCGTTCGGGCGCTCACCCGGGACCCGGCGCGGGCCGGATTCCCGGCCGGCGTGGACGTGGCCGAGGGAGACTTCGTCACGCCGCAGTCGCTGGCCAAGGCCCTCTCCGGGGTGGAGGCCCTCTTCCTCATGATGTCCGGGAACGAGGCCGCGGTGCTTGAGGAGGCGGCCCGCGCCGGGGTGCGGCGGATCGTGCTGCTGTCCACCATGGCCGTGGAGACCCGCCCGGACTCCTTCATCGGCAAGGTGCACCAGGAGGCCGAGAGCGCCGTGGAGGAGTCCGGGCTGGAGTGGACGTTCCTGCGTCCGGGCCAGTTCGCCTCCAACACCCGGTCCTGGGCAGCCCAGCTCGCGGCGGGCGACGTGGTCCGCACGCCGTACGCGCAGGTGGCCCTGCCCGCCGTCCACTCCGGTGACATCGCGGCCGTGGCCCGGACCGCGCTCACCCAGGACGGGCACGCCGGCGCGGCCTACGCGCTCACCGGCCCCGCGCCGATCACGCCCGTCGAGCAGGTGGCGGCGATCGGCGAGGCGATCGGCCGGAAGCTGCGGCACGAGGAGATCACTCCGGAGCGGGCCCAGGAGGCGATGGCCGCGCACATGTCGGCCGAGATCGTCGCCGCAACCCTGGAGTTCCTCGGCAGCCCCACCGTGGCGGAGACCCAGGCCCTGCCCACCGTCGAAACGGTGACCGGGAAGCCGGCGAGGACGTTCGCGGAGTGGGCGCGCGACAACGCCGACAGTTTTCGCTGA
- a CDS encoding flavin reductase family protein — MLTQRSFRDVLGCFSTGVVLVTAESDGGPVGMAVNSFTSVSLDPPLIAFCAALTSTTWPAIRATGGFAVSILSDTQEEICRTFSAPDADRFAGREWARTLAGRPVTADGLGWLDCRIRTVQVAGDHHLVIAEAEDWSLGADARPLIFQGGRFASLRERSRAE, encoded by the coding sequence GTGCTGACCCAGCGCAGTTTCCGCGACGTACTGGGATGTTTCAGCACCGGAGTGGTGCTGGTGACCGCGGAGTCGGACGGCGGGCCGGTCGGCATGGCGGTGAACTCCTTCACCTCCGTGTCACTCGATCCGCCTCTGATCGCGTTCTGCGCCGCGCTGACCTCGACCACGTGGCCGGCCATCCGGGCCACAGGCGGTTTCGCCGTCTCGATCCTCAGCGATACGCAGGAGGAGATCTGCCGGACCTTCTCGGCACCCGACGCGGACCGGTTCGCCGGCCGGGAGTGGGCCCGGACCCTCGCCGGGCGCCCCGTGACAGCGGACGGACTCGGCTGGCTGGACTGCCGGATCAGGACGGTTCAGGTCGCGGGGGACCACCACCTGGTGATCGCCGAAGCGGAGGACTGGTCCCTGGGGGCCGACGCGAGGCCGTTGATCTTCCAGGGCGGCCGCTTCGCCAGCCTGAGGGAGCGGTCTCGTGCGGAATGA